Proteins encoded together in one Papaver somniferum cultivar HN1 unplaced genomic scaffold, ASM357369v1 unplaced-scaffold_117, whole genome shotgun sequence window:
- the LOC113330023 gene encoding trihelix transcription factor ASIL2-like: protein MEKEEANSNKPIVATSSGLGGGGGDRLKRDEWSEGAVSCLLDAYETKWVLRNRAKLKGHDWEDVARHVSSRANSTKAPKTQTQCKNKIESMKKRYRSESSSNDPSSWPLFQRLDLLLRFRTATTPPATDNCPASSTATATATILNAPLLLLDPPPAAAQPPLPPLVIPLHSLPHPNMGGGCLDSHEPNDAVREASKEEDLIRAKKIVENGSAKTSMETGSTSGSTPVSETIKEKLKMKEIKLEKNKKKRNNKRRRGRGEDWEVAESIRWLAEVVMRSEQARMETMKEVEKMRMEAEAKKGEMDLKRTEIMANTQLQIAKILASNGKDIDSSLRIGRS, encoded by the exons ATGGAAAAAGAAGAAGCAAATTCTAATAAACCAATTGTTGCTACTAGTTCTGgtcttggtggtggtggtggtgatagatTGAAAAGAGATGAATGGAGTGAAGGAGCAGTTTCATGTTTACTTGATGCATATGAAACCAAATGGGTACTGCGGAATCGAGCTAAACTCAAAGGTCATGATTGGGAAGATGTAGCACGTCATGTATCATCCAGAGCCAACTCAACAAAAGCACCAAAAACACAAACACAGTGTAAAAACAAGATTGAATCCATGAAGAAACGGTACCGATCTGAATCGTCTTCGAACGATCCTTCTTCTTGGCCGTTATTTCAACGTCTTGATCTTCTGCTTCGTTTCAGAACAGCAACAACACCACCAGCAACAGATAATTGTCCTGCTTCTTCCACTGCTACTGCTACAGCTACAATTCTTAatgctcctcttcttcttcttgacccACCACCAGCGGCAGCACAACCACCGCTGCCACCATTGGTCATCcctcttcattctcttcctcacCCAAATATGGGCGGAGGTTGCCTAGACTCACATGAACCAAACGATGCCGTCCGCGAGGCAAGCAAG GAAGAGGATTTGATCAGAGCCAAAAAGATAGTCGAGAACGGTTCAGCAAAGACATCAATGGAAACGGGGAGTACTAGTGGGAGCACACCAGTTTCTGAGACAATCaaagagaaattgaagatgaaggaaATTAAGCtcgagaagaataaaaagaagaggAATAATAAGAGACGGCGCGGCCGAGGCGAGGATTGGGAAGTGGCGGAAAGTATTAGATGGTTAGCAGAGGTAGTAATGAGATCAGAGCAAGCAAGGATGGAGACAATGAAAGAAGTAGAGAAAATGAGAATGGAAGCAGAGGCTAAGAAAGGAGAAATGGATCTTAAAAGAACTGAAATCATGGCGAATACACAGTTGCAAATTGCTAAGATATTAGCAAGTAATGGTAAAGATATTGATTCTTCATTGAGAATCGGCAGAAGTTGA
- the LOC113329846 gene encoding uncharacterized protein LOC113329846 has protein sequence MAGDKKSLHPAFPVTNIKTLIPILLDIKQDEYSSWVFLFELHLQAHGLLFLIDGSAPPTEIEKNILTQLDALCRQWMFSIMAKDLMLTVLKSGKTARELWDHLQKLFQDNKGNRAATLESKFVNLKFVDCASIDDYCDKLKSLSDRLTDLDFPMNDKRLVIQLVDGLP, from the coding sequence ATGGCAGGTGATAAAAAATCCCTGCATCCAGCCTTTCCTGTGACaaacataaaaaccctaatcccTATTCTCCTTGATATCAAACAGGATGAATATTCTTCATGGGTTTTTCTCTTTGAACTACATCTTCAAGCTCACGGTCTTCTATTCCTCATTGATGGATCCGCACCACCAACGGAGATTGAAAAAAATATCTTGACTCAACTCGACGCTTTGTGCCGTCAATGGATGTTCTCCATCATGGCCAAGGACTTGATGCTCACGGTTTTGAAATCCGGAAAAACCGCTAGAGAACTTTGGGATCATCTTCAAAAGCTTTTTCAAGATAACAAAGGTAATCGTGCTGCAACCCTTGAAAGTAAATTTGTCAATCTAAAGTTTGTTGATTGTGCTAGCATTGATGACTACTGTGACAAGCTTAAGTCATTGTCGGATCGATTGACTGATCTTGACTTCCCCATGAATGACAAACGGTTGGTTATCCAACTTGTCGATGGTCTTCCGTAG
- the LOC113329847 gene encoding L10-interacting MYB domain-containing protein-like, giving the protein MEKKEDENANKITFRSIPAFRGLFIDQCLAQATEHGFYGTSLKQTSWGNLCKYFSEKYDCTITQKKLRNHWDYLRTQYVTWSRLLARTGHGYNAETNTFDWSEEQWIELDKTIKNASQFKNKGLEDAEKLQNLFDGKFSTGVNRDTPGRTEPPCSAGTSTTNGSESRTTHGKEQNHEDDNEVDSSLNAKGSGRKRKKEMEEASSDLLTEKVCSIVTSMETHLQHKKLALEKDNAAEFMKALDNLLETDCITMDEYLSISLKASEMPGWQKLFVSLKSNELRVAFVHKLLKER; this is encoded by the exons ATGTTTGGCACAAGCTACTGAGCATGGGTTTTATGGAACTTCTTTGAAGCAAACTTCGTGGGGAAATTTGTGCAAATACTTTTCTGAGAAGTATGACTGCACTATCACCCAAAAGAAATTGAGAAACCACTGGGATTACTTGCGCACCCAATATGTCACTTGGTCCCGTCTCTTAGCAAGAACCGGGCATGGGTACAACGCGGAGACGAACACTTTTGATTGGAGCGAAGAGCAGTGGATTGAATTAGACAAG ACAATCAAAAACGCCAGTCAATTCAAGAACAAGGGACTGGAAGATGCAGAGAAGTTGCAGAATTTATTCGATGGGAAGTTCTCTACTGGAGTTAATAGGGATACGCCTGGAAGAACGGAACCACCTTGTTCAGCTGGAACTTCTACAACTAATGGATCTGAATCTCGTACAACTCATGGAAAAGAACAAAATCATGAGGATGACAACGAGGTTGATTCTAGTCTCAATGCAAAGGGGAGTGGCAGGAAAAGGaagaaggaaatggaggaagcatCAAGTGATCTATTAACTGAGAAAGTTTGTTCTATTGTAACATCGATGGAGACTCATCTTCAACATAAGAAACTTGCTCTAGAAAAGGATAACGCGGCCGAATTCATGAAAGCTTTGGATAATTTACTTGAGACTGATTGTATCACAATGGATGAGTATTTGAGCATAAGTTTAAAAGCTTCAGAGATGCCTGGTTGGCAGAAATTGTTTGTCAGTTTGAAAAGCAATGAGCTTCGTGTTGCCTTTGTACACAAGCTTTTAAAAGAACGTTGA